One Chromobacterium paludis genomic window carries:
- a CDS encoding tail protein X, with the protein MFLKHTCKEGERWDQIAWHYYGDVGQMVMLIAANPQAPISETLPGGLQLAIPLLEAKDDALIDQLPPWRRP; encoded by the coding sequence ATGTTTCTCAAACACACCTGCAAGGAAGGCGAGCGCTGGGATCAGATCGCCTGGCATTACTACGGCGACGTGGGGCAGATGGTGATGCTGATCGCCGCCAACCCGCAAGCGCCCATCAGCGAGACCCTGCCCGGCGGCTTGCAGCTGGCCATTCCGCTGCTGGAAGCCAAGGATGACGCGCTGATCGACCAACTGCCGCCGTGGAGGCGCCCATGA
- a CDS encoding phage tail protein produces the protein MYAVLGDIEFDLISYWDGMEQRAGSDYAEHGRIGGKPVLQFVGDKLDEIRIDLVLHAAYCQPDAELQRLQSARQQHQALALVLGNGDHKGMFVITDLTSTGRQTDSNGNLIAVEAQLSLREFGGQPGLGARPGLLGSVSGLAQAKLTQLAPGAGLKPNLSGLTEAVSKVKSLAVKARVVVNDVRELKDLARRDPLSAVARLPKTLDDLQVAAPGLADGVGRLKEFIQPYAHLAETIKPLVQPLQDTADKLGRLAQTLQGCTLGNVAGKLEEGAAIIQDIDKDWANRDLTLAKLAARAAVRRILE, from the coding sequence ATGTACGCGGTACTCGGTGACATCGAATTCGATCTGATCAGTTATTGGGACGGCATGGAGCAGCGCGCCGGCAGCGACTACGCCGAGCACGGCCGCATAGGCGGCAAGCCGGTGCTGCAGTTCGTCGGCGACAAGCTGGACGAAATCCGCATCGACCTGGTGCTGCACGCGGCCTACTGCCAGCCGGATGCCGAGCTGCAGCGCTTGCAGTCGGCGCGGCAGCAGCACCAGGCGCTGGCGCTGGTGTTGGGCAACGGCGATCACAAGGGCATGTTCGTGATCACCGATCTGACCAGCACCGGCCGCCAGACCGACAGCAACGGCAATCTGATCGCGGTGGAGGCACAGCTGTCGCTGCGCGAGTTCGGCGGCCAGCCCGGCCTGGGCGCGCGGCCTGGCCTGCTGGGCAGCGTCAGCGGGCTGGCCCAGGCCAAGCTGACCCAGCTGGCGCCGGGCGCCGGCCTCAAGCCCAACCTGAGCGGGCTGACCGAGGCGGTGTCCAAGGTCAAGAGCCTGGCGGTGAAGGCGCGGGTGGTGGTCAACGACGTGCGCGAGCTGAAAGACCTGGCGCGGCGCGACCCGCTGTCCGCCGTGGCGCGCCTGCCCAAGACGCTGGACGACCTGCAGGTGGCGGCGCCGGGCCTGGCCGACGGCGTGGGCCGTCTGAAGGAATTCATCCAGCCGTACGCCCATCTGGCTGAGACCATAAAGCCCTTGGTGCAGCCGCTGCAGGACACGGCGGACAAGCTGGGCCGCCTGGCACAGACCCTGCAGGGCTGCACGCTGGGCAATGTGGCCGGCAAGCTGGAAGAGGGCGCCGCCATCATTCAGGACATAGACAAGGACTGGGCGAACCGAGACCTGACCCTGGCGAAACTGGCCGCGCGCGCGGCGGTGCGCCGCATTCTGGAGTGA
- a CDS encoding phage tail assembly protein yields MQIKLQYPFTNAAGQRIEVLDIRRLKRADLKAASQHSQDDADQEDFLFARMTGLTLEDIDQLDIADSRALADSFRDMVGGNEHAQSV; encoded by the coding sequence ATGCAAATCAAACTGCAATATCCGTTCACCAACGCCGCCGGCCAACGCATCGAAGTGCTGGACATCCGCCGCCTGAAGCGCGCCGACCTGAAGGCCGCCAGCCAGCACAGCCAGGACGACGCCGACCAGGAAGACTTCCTGTTCGCCCGCATGACCGGCCTGACCCTGGAAGACATCGACCAGCTGGACATCGCCGACAGCCGCGCCCTGGCGGACAGCTTTCGCGACATGGTGGGCGGAAACGAGCACGCTCAGAGCGTTTGA
- a CDS encoding phage major tail tube protein yields the protein MAGKIEINRITNANIYINGNSLLGRAEEIKLPDVAAIMKEHKALGMVGTIELPAGFDKLEGEIKWNSLYKDVAKTVANPFQSVQLQARSNIETYGSQGRLEQVSLVTYLTVMFKKNPMGTFKQHENADFSSAFTATYVKQVIGGEDILELDYMANIYRVAGNDMLEVYRQNIGG from the coding sequence ATGGCCGGCAAGATTGAAATCAACCGCATCACCAACGCCAACATCTACATCAACGGCAACTCCCTGCTGGGCCGCGCCGAGGAGATCAAGCTGCCGGACGTGGCGGCCATCATGAAGGAGCACAAGGCCCTGGGCATGGTCGGCACAATCGAGCTGCCGGCCGGCTTCGACAAGCTGGAAGGCGAGATCAAGTGGAACTCGCTGTACAAGGACGTGGCCAAGACCGTGGCCAATCCCTTCCAGTCCGTGCAGCTGCAGGCCCGCTCCAATATCGAAACCTACGGCTCGCAAGGCCGCCTGGAGCAGGTCAGCCTGGTGACCTACCTGACGGTGATGTTCAAGAAGAACCCGATGGGCACCTTCAAGCAGCATGAAAACGCCGACTTCAGCTCCGCCTTCACCGCCACCTACGTCAAGCAGGTGATCGGCGGCGAGGACATCCTGGAGCTGGATTACATGGCCAACATCTACCGCGTGGCCGGCAACGACATGCTGGAAGTGTACCGCCAGAACATCGGCGGCTAA
- a CDS encoding phage tail sheath subtilisin-like domain-containing protein: MAANYLHGVETIEVERGPRPVRTVKSAVIGLIGTAPQAPVGGINAPVLSLSEKDAAAFGPQLPGFTIPQALSAIYDHGAGSVIVINVLDPAVHKSSIAAETVTLDAVSGAAALQKQVVANVVVKSADGSITYVAGTDYQLDAAYGKLTRLKTGAIAAGASLKVSYDYADPTKVTAADIIGGVNAAGKRIGIKALQDTYNQFGFFAKILIAPGFCTQNTVAAELAAAADRLDAIAYVDAPIGTAFADALAGRGPNGTINFNTSSDRVRLCYPYVMVADGNGGLRLDALSARAAGLRAKVDNDKGFWWSSSNQELAGVVGVERQLSAMIDDPNSEVNQLNAAGITTVFNSVGTGFRLWGNRTAAWPTVSSMRNFENVRRTGDVINESIRYFSQQYIDMPLNQATIDSLVESVNGYGRKLIGDGALLGFKAWFDPARNSDAELSSGHLLISYKYTVAPPLERLTFETEITSEYLLTLKGGN, translated from the coding sequence ATGGCGGCAAATTATCTGCATGGCGTTGAAACCATCGAAGTGGAGCGCGGCCCGCGCCCGGTGCGCACGGTCAAATCGGCCGTGATCGGCCTGATCGGCACCGCGCCGCAAGCCCCGGTCGGCGGCATCAATGCGCCGGTGCTGAGCCTGTCCGAAAAAGACGCCGCGGCCTTCGGCCCGCAGCTGCCGGGCTTCACCATCCCGCAGGCGCTGAGCGCCATCTATGACCACGGCGCCGGTTCCGTGATCGTCATCAACGTGCTGGACCCGGCCGTGCACAAGTCCAGCATCGCCGCCGAGACGGTGACGCTGGATGCGGTCAGCGGCGCGGCCGCGCTGCAGAAGCAGGTGGTGGCCAATGTGGTGGTGAAGAGCGCCGACGGCAGCATTACCTACGTGGCCGGCACCGACTACCAGCTGGACGCGGCCTACGGCAAGCTGACCCGCCTGAAGACCGGCGCCATCGCCGCAGGTGCCAGCCTGAAAGTGAGCTATGACTACGCCGACCCGACCAAGGTGACCGCGGCCGACATCATCGGCGGCGTCAACGCCGCCGGCAAGCGCATCGGCATCAAGGCGTTGCAGGATACCTATAACCAGTTCGGCTTCTTCGCCAAGATCCTGATCGCCCCGGGCTTCTGCACCCAGAACACCGTAGCGGCGGAGCTGGCCGCCGCGGCCGACCGCCTGGACGCCATCGCCTACGTCGACGCGCCCATCGGCACCGCCTTTGCCGACGCGCTGGCCGGCCGCGGCCCCAACGGCACCATCAACTTCAACACCTCCAGCGACCGCGTGCGCCTGTGCTACCCGTACGTGATGGTGGCCGACGGCAACGGCGGCCTGCGCCTGGACGCGCTGTCGGCCCGCGCCGCCGGCCTGCGCGCCAAGGTGGACAACGACAAGGGCTTCTGGTGGTCCAGCTCCAATCAGGAACTGGCCGGCGTGGTCGGCGTCGAGCGTCAGCTGTCGGCGATGATCGACGACCCGAACAGCGAAGTGAACCAGCTGAACGCGGCCGGCATCACCACCGTGTTCAACAGCGTCGGCACCGGCTTCCGCCTGTGGGGCAACCGCACCGCCGCCTGGCCCACCGTGTCCAGCATGCGCAACTTTGAAAACGTGCGCCGCACCGGCGACGTGATCAACGAGTCCATCCGCTACTTCAGCCAGCAATACATTGATATGCCGCTGAACCAGGCCACCATCGATTCCTTGGTGGAGTCGGTGAACGGTTACGGCCGCAAGCTGATCGGCGACGGCGCGCTGCTGGGCTTCAAGGCCTGGTTCGATCCGGCGCGCAACTCCGACGCCGAGCTGTCTTCCGGCCACCTGCTGATCAGCTACAAGTACACCGTGGCGCCGCCGCTGGAACGCCTGACCTTTGAAACCGAGATCACCTCGGAATACCTGCTCACCCTGAAAGGAGGCAATTAA
- a CDS encoding Gp37 family protein, which translates to MASTSQIVDALLARLRAGVPQLTVEYFAGAEDDYPLTHPQGAALLCLRGSQFGPLRDGYGQLRTLQLTITVLLGQSRAGEADGDVLDAIRRSCLGFAPPDCQPAWLLTETFLGYRDGVARYAIALATDTLQVADAAPDALPVLTAVSLEEQP; encoded by the coding sequence GTGGCAAGCACCTCCCAAATTGTCGATGCGCTGCTGGCGCGTTTGCGTGCCGGCGTGCCGCAGCTGACCGTCGAGTACTTCGCCGGCGCCGAGGATGACTATCCGCTGACGCACCCGCAAGGCGCGGCGCTGCTGTGCCTGCGCGGCAGCCAATTCGGCCCGCTGCGCGACGGCTACGGCCAACTGCGCACGCTGCAACTGACGATCACGGTTCTGCTCGGCCAAAGCCGCGCCGGAGAGGCGGATGGCGATGTGCTGGACGCGATCCGGCGCAGCTGCCTCGGCTTTGCGCCGCCGGATTGCCAGCCGGCGTGGCTGCTGACCGAAACCTTCCTGGGCTACCGCGACGGCGTGGCGCGCTACGCCATCGCTTTGGCCACCGACACCCTGCAGGTGGCGGATGCCGCCCCGGATGCCTTGCCTGTGCTAACCGCAGTCTCACTCGAGGAGCAACCATGA
- a CDS encoding Mor transcription activator family protein — MQAQLRSKGPELLADLTDHITLALRQLANTESRQAEKIAQEITRRMAQHWGGQNIYFPLGKSSKSAERDRQILQDFNGGNHAELALKHGISVQWVYKILKNARKAA, encoded by the coding sequence ATGCAAGCACAATTACGCAGCAAGGGACCGGAACTGCTGGCCGACCTGACCGACCACATCACGCTGGCCTTGCGCCAGCTGGCCAATACCGAAAGCCGCCAGGCGGAGAAGATCGCCCAGGAAATCACCCGCCGCATGGCGCAGCACTGGGGCGGCCAAAACATCTACTTCCCGTTGGGCAAGAGCAGCAAGTCCGCCGAGCGCGATCGGCAAATTCTGCAAGACTTCAACGGCGGCAACCATGCCGAACTGGCGTTGAAGCACGGCATCTCGGTGCAATGGGTGTACAAAATACTGAAGAACGCCCGCAAGGCCGCTTGA